A portion of the Drosophila sechellia strain sech25 chromosome 2R, ASM438219v1, whole genome shotgun sequence genome contains these proteins:
- the LOC6615324 gene encoding uncharacterized protein LOC6615324, producing MAHRLQLRSDDFDVIGAVPRNLSVIKNFLKRDCAIKKLIDIEEEFLQECVLRGQDPMNPKGKRDSDTGPHGSGLGSNVPEPKPDPCASKTPENTLASDYCDPCRRLKTSVVLEELTKPAITNPAFNKSLPPYFDEESVMGNSLPVKFRFRRKFNKCGQERAGNLMCTNTPSTNVVVLTNCCDLMVWPSQRVAQMNRVPVTMLSGEGDLTEYMLEEETIM from the exons ATGGCGCACCGCCTCCAGCTCCGTAGCGATGACTTCGACGTTATCGGCGCCGTTCCCCGCAATCTTTCCGTGATCAAGAACTTCCTGAAGCGGGACTGTGCCATCAAGAAACTGATCGACATCGAGGAGGAGTTCCTGCAGGAGTGCGTATTGCGCGGTCAGGATCCCATGAATCCGAAGGGTAAACGTGACAGCGACACTGGGCCACATGGTAGTGGCTTAGGATCCAATGTGCCCGAGCCCAAGCCGGATCCCTGTGCTAGCAAGACACCGGAGAACACATTGGCCTCCGACTACTGTGATCCGTGTCGCCGACTCAAGACCTCCGTGGTTCTCGAAGAG CTAACCAAGCCGGCCATCACAAATCCGGCTTTCAACAAATCCCTGCCGCCGTACTTCGATGAAGAGAGCGTGATGGGCAACTCGTTGCCCGTGAAGTTCCGTTTCCGGCGCAAGTTCAACAAGTGCGGCCAGGAGAGGGCCGGCAACCTGATGTGCACCAACACGCCGAGCACCAATGTGGTCGTGCTGACCAACTGCTGCGACCTGATGGTCTGGCCCAGTCAGCGGGTGGCCCAGATGAACCGAGTGCCGGTGACCATGCTGTCGGGTGAAGGCGATCTCACGGAGTACATGCTGGAGGAGGAGACCATCATGTGA